In Fibrobacter sp., a single genomic region encodes these proteins:
- the thrC gene encoding threonine synthase, which produces MTKFNAHFRNINGDDTYPVTDVIYRSKVDNSLLEVEHDRKALAERSPEEWKKLFAERRMSFEPADQSGIWSKREMVLPDMPVEDIVTMREGWSPLFDAAPIAKELGIKSLKVKLCGNSHTGSFKDLGMTVLVSQVNHIIKKNIHPIDAVACASTGDTSAALSAYCAKAGIPSIVFLPAGKTSVAQLIQPISNGSIVLALDTDFDGCMKIVQEVTKDNRIYLANSMNSLRVEGQKTISPEICQELGWKVPDTVIIPGGNLGNVSALAKGFEDCKAMGLIDRIPRIIVAQAENANPFYQAYERGFDQLVPMQAKKTLASAIQIGNPVSYPKAVRAIQKTGGMVVSVTEEELANAAHRGDRIGLYCCPHTGVALGGLEKLVAAGKIDKDEDVVVISTAHGLKFTEFKVGYHEQKLEGIQSKYANPIFKAPAEIGPVMDILKKEMAARKR; this is translated from the coding sequence ATGACTAAGTTCAATGCTCATTTTAGAAACATCAACGGCGACGATACCTACCCGGTTACCGACGTCATTTACCGTTCCAAGGTAGATAACAGCCTTCTGGAAGTGGAACACGACCGCAAGGCCCTGGCTGAACGCAGCCCCGAAGAATGGAAGAAGCTGTTTGCCGAACGTCGCATGAGCTTTGAACCCGCTGACCAGAGTGGTATCTGGAGCAAGCGCGAAATGGTTCTCCCGGACATGCCGGTGGAAGACATCGTGACCATGCGCGAAGGCTGGAGCCCCCTGTTTGACGCAGCCCCCATAGCCAAGGAACTGGGCATCAAGAGCCTCAAGGTAAAGCTTTGCGGCAACTCCCATACCGGTTCCTTCAAGGATCTCGGCATGACAGTTCTTGTCAGCCAGGTAAACCACATCATCAAGAAGAACATTCACCCGATCGACGCCGTTGCTTGCGCTTCTACCGGCGACACTTCCGCAGCACTTTCCGCATACTGCGCCAAGGCTGGCATCCCGTCTATCGTATTCCTGCCCGCAGGCAAGACCAGCGTCGCTCAGCTGATTCAGCCCATCTCCAACGGCAGCATCGTTCTCGCTCTTGACACCGACTTCGACGGTTGCATGAAGATCGTTCAGGAAGTCACTAAGGACAATCGCATTTACCTCGCCAACTCCATGAACAGCCTCCGCGTGGAAGGTCAGAAGACCATTTCTCCGGAAATCTGCCAGGAACTTGGCTGGAAGGTTCCCGACACCGTGATTATTCCGGGCGGCAACCTGGGTAACGTTTCTGCTCTGGCCAAGGGTTTCGAAGACTGCAAGGCCATGGGCCTCATCGACCGCATTCCTCGCATTATCGTGGCTCAGGCTGAAAACGCCAACCCCTTCTACCAGGCTTACGAACGCGGTTTCGACCAGCTGGTTCCCATGCAGGCAAAGAAGACTCTCGCTTCTGCCATCCAGATCGGTAACCCCGTCAGCTACCCCAAGGCAGTACGTGCCATCCAGAAGACTGGCGGCATGGTAGTGAGCGTTACCGAAGAAGAACTGGCAAATGCAGCACACCGCGGCGACCGCATCGGTCTCTACTGCTGCCCCCACACTGGTGTGGCCCTGGGCGGCCTCGAAAAGTTGGTTGCAGCTGGCAAGATCGACAAGGACGAAGACGTTGTCGTCATCAGCACCGCTCATGGCCTGAAGTTCACCGAATTCAAGGTGGGCTACCACGAACAGAAGCTTGAAGGCATCCAGAGCAAGTACGCTAACCCCATCTTCAAGGCTCCCGCCGAAATCGGCCCTGTCATGGATATCCTGAAGAAGGAAATGGCTGCAAGAAAACGCTAG
- the mutL gene encoding DNA mismatch repair endonuclease MutL, whose amino-acid sequence MKSAEIHFLSDEIINKIAAGEVIERPASAVKELVENAIDAGATRIQVSIEQGGKKKIQVTDNGKGMSAADLDLCYLRHTTSKLFNADDLFHLHTNGFRGEAVASIAAVSKLTITSATDDGESGRIILSGGNVVEKEDVQASRGTTFLVEDLFFNTPVRRTFLSSETAESTRVFDVVLKTAIAHPEIRFDYKVGDKTVFTGVPGELRSRIAEAIGSKIAKALLPVDYTEAGIHVTGFVSPTTETNGKRNHQFLFMRNRPFESKLISKAVAQSYEPYGAQCKPVSVLFLDMPDMEFDVNVHPAKREVRFANQNLVFLVVLHAIRDTFKKDLEAHSPIIDLGEEQQSTAEEIPAWMKSAQIHDTDLSKSYDTEKREAPVFSDFAQPSAPITDLGQEWNGGAPSMSSWTPQAKPNRAKNHYDNDVAQDLFSQPEAGKIISLEGEQHNQPVQDPLWNPPAFFQIANTYIAGEDVNGLLVIDQHAAHSRILYEQALKILQSGNALESQELLFPELMELSKLEIEVLKSVEDQFQRLGFYIEPFGGDTYQIRAIPSALPLSRAIKAVKDFLESIGDRNDGSGDMVKVQDVIAKAWAKTNAYQAGDKLKPEEMATLVNQLMITEDPLKSPYGQPTLLRLTLDELSKKFRH is encoded by the coding sequence ATGAAATCCGCTGAAATCCATTTTCTATCTGACGAAATCATCAATAAAATCGCAGCTGGCGAAGTTATTGAGCGACCGGCATCTGCGGTCAAGGAACTGGTAGAAAATGCCATTGATGCTGGCGCCACGCGCATTCAGGTTTCCATAGAACAAGGTGGAAAAAAGAAGATACAGGTAACGGATAACGGCAAGGGAATGAGCGCCGCCGATTTGGATCTATGCTACCTTAGGCACACCACCTCCAAGCTTTTCAATGCAGACGATCTTTTCCATCTGCATACAAACGGTTTTCGCGGCGAAGCCGTTGCATCCATAGCCGCGGTATCCAAGCTCACCATCACAAGCGCCACCGACGACGGCGAAAGCGGGCGAATCATCTTAAGCGGCGGAAACGTAGTCGAAAAGGAAGACGTTCAAGCCAGCCGCGGAACCACCTTCCTTGTTGAAGACCTGTTTTTCAACACTCCTGTTCGACGCACATTCCTGAGCAGCGAAACCGCCGAAAGCACACGAGTTTTTGACGTAGTCTTAAAAACAGCCATCGCCCACCCCGAAATTCGATTTGACTACAAGGTCGGAGACAAAACCGTATTTACAGGGGTTCCCGGCGAATTACGCAGCCGTATTGCAGAGGCCATCGGTTCTAAAATCGCAAAAGCCTTGCTGCCCGTAGATTATACCGAGGCAGGCATTCACGTAACCGGGTTCGTCTCCCCCACTACAGAAACCAACGGAAAACGAAACCATCAGTTTTTGTTCATGAGGAACCGACCCTTTGAAAGCAAGCTGATAAGCAAGGCTGTGGCACAATCCTACGAGCCTTATGGTGCCCAATGCAAGCCTGTATCTGTCTTGTTCCTGGACATGCCAGACATGGAATTCGACGTAAACGTCCACCCCGCTAAAAGGGAAGTTCGTTTCGCCAACCAGAACCTGGTTTTCCTGGTGGTTCTCCACGCCATTCGAGATACTTTCAAGAAGGATCTGGAAGCCCACTCTCCCATTATCGACCTGGGCGAGGAACAGCAAAGCACTGCTGAAGAAATCCCGGCTTGGATGAAATCCGCCCAAATCCATGATACGGATTTAAGCAAAAGTTATGATACAGAAAAAAGGGAAGCTCCTGTTTTTTCTGATTTTGCTCAACCTTCTGCTCCCATTACGGATTTAGGACAAGAATGGAACGGCGGAGCCCCGAGTATGTCCAGCTGGACTCCCCAGGCAAAGCCCAACAGGGCGAAAAATCATTACGATAATGACGTTGCCCAGGACTTGTTCAGCCAACCTGAGGCTGGCAAGATTATATCTCTTGAAGGGGAACAGCACAACCAGCCCGTACAGGATCCGCTATGGAACCCGCCGGCGTTCTTCCAGATTGCCAATACCTACATCGCCGGCGAAGACGTCAACGGCTTGCTTGTCATCGATCAGCATGCAGCCCATTCCCGCATTCTTTACGAACAGGCATTAAAGATTCTTCAAAGCGGAAACGCCCTCGAAAGCCAAGAACTGCTTTTCCCCGAATTGATGGAACTTTCCAAGCTGGAAATCGAAGTATTGAAATCCGTAGAGGACCAGTTCCAGCGTCTAGGATTTTACATCGAGCCTTTCGGTGGCGATACCTACCAGATTCGAGCCATACCCAGCGCCCTCCCCCTTTCCCGAGCCATCAAGGCGGTAAAGGATTTTCTGGAGAGTATCGGCGACCGCAACGACGGTAGCGGAGACATGGTGAAAGTTCAAGACGTAATCGCAAAGGCCTGGGCAAAGACCAACGCCTACCAGGCCGGAGACAAGCTCAAGCCCGAAGAAATGGCAACCTTGGTAAACCAGCTGATGATTACGGAAGATCCGCTGAAATCTCCTTACGGTCAGCCAACGCTGCTACGCTTGACTCTAGACGAACTGAGCAAGAAATTCAGACATTAG
- a CDS encoding lipid-A-disaccharide synthase, whose product MPSDKPYILFCAGEDSGDCIGQTLVWECVKILPQVEILGAGGIRMQSAGLKPVVDFEVLPVSGFGDVLPRYFKLRRCYNALKSALKSPRCLGLVAIDYPGFNMKLVSLASKLGKPALYVAPPQVWAWKSKRARTLSRLSKVDLAVFFDFEKSVYENAGCHVVTVEHPFVENSLGEDLEFNQSSVPKELLLLPGSRIRQCLRNLPTYLKIAKNVVEREEANVTILAARQSVADAMNVYLQNRVCPDLRSKVKVVVSPQNGEDRLRLYRKAFAAISAPGTATLELALAGCPTVVCTKPDFLTYHLVKRSVRTRFFALPNIILDEKVFPEFLQLDFSDEDCRNIAREFVNEKCQFPAEELAKRLSSGMKSSELMSEFLAQFV is encoded by the coding sequence TTGCCAAGCGATAAACCTTACATTCTTTTTTGTGCGGGGGAGGATTCCGGGGATTGCATAGGGCAAACCCTGGTTTGGGAGTGCGTCAAGATTTTGCCCCAGGTAGAAATCCTTGGCGCAGGCGGAATCCGTATGCAGTCGGCAGGATTGAAGCCTGTCGTGGATTTTGAAGTCCTTCCGGTATCCGGATTTGGAGATGTCCTTCCTCGATATTTCAAGCTTAGGCGCTGCTATAACGCTTTGAAAAGTGCTTTGAAATCCCCACGTTGTCTGGGCCTTGTTGCCATAGACTATCCGGGCTTTAATATGAAGCTGGTTTCCCTGGCCTCGAAATTAGGAAAGCCGGCTCTCTATGTGGCGCCTCCTCAGGTTTGGGCGTGGAAGTCAAAACGGGCCAGAACTTTGTCCCGTTTGTCCAAAGTGGATTTGGCTGTATTTTTTGATTTTGAAAAATCGGTTTACGAAAATGCCGGCTGCCATGTGGTGACTGTAGAACATCCCTTTGTAGAAAATTCTCTTGGCGAAGATTTAGAATTCAATCAATCTTCTGTGCCAAAGGAACTGCTGCTTTTGCCTGGAAGCCGAATCCGTCAATGCTTGCGTAATCTTCCGACTTATTTGAAAATTGCGAAAAACGTTGTGGAGCGAGAAGAGGCTAATGTTACAATTCTTGCTGCAAGACAATCCGTTGCAGACGCAATGAATGTGTATTTGCAAAACAGGGTTTGCCCGGATTTGCGTTCTAAGGTTAAGGTTGTTGTGTCTCCTCAGAACGGAGAGGATCGCCTGCGGCTTTATCGTAAGGCGTTCGCTGCTATTTCTGCTCCTGGAACAGCGACTTTGGAACTTGCCTTGGCTGGATGTCCAACGGTTGTTTGTACAAAACCGGATTTTTTGACTTACCACTTGGTAAAACGTTCTGTAAGGACCAGGTTTTTTGCCTTGCCCAATATTATACTTGACGAAAAAGTTTTCCCGGAGTTCCTGCAGTTGGATTTTTCCGATGAAGACTGCCGGAATATAGCAAGAGAATTTGTCAACGAAAAATGCCAATTCCCTGCGGAGGAATTGGCAAAGCGGTTGTCTTCGGGAATGAAGTCCTCAGAACTAATGTCTGAATTTCTTGCTCAGTTCGTCTAG